From Camelina sativa cultivar DH55 chromosome 20, Cs, whole genome shotgun sequence, the proteins below share one genomic window:
- the LOC104768349 gene encoding laccase-10 isoform X1 translates to MGFPIRILVIFALLAFPACVHGAIRKYTFNVVTKQVTRLCSTKQIVTVNGKFPGPTIYANEDDTVLVNVVNNVKYNVSIHWHGIRQLRTGWADGPAYITQCPIKPGHSYVYNFTVTGQRGTLWWHAHVLWLRATVHGAIVILPKPGLPYPFPKPHREEVIILGEWWKSDTEMVINEALKSGLAPNVSDAHVINGHPGLVPNCPSQGNFKLAVESGKTYMLRLINAALNEELFFKIAGHRFTVVEVDAVYVKPFNTDTILIAPGQTTTALVSAARPSGQYLIAAAPFQDSAVVAVDNRTATATVHYSGTLSATPTKTTSPPPQNATSVANSFVNSLRSLNSNTYPANVPINVDHDLLFTVGLGINRCHSCKAGNFSRVVAAINNITFKMPTTALLQAHYFNLTGVYTTDFPGKPRRFFDFTGKPPSNLATMKATKLYKLPYNSTVQVVLQDTGNVAPENHPIHLHGFNFFVVGLGTGNYISKKDSKKFNLVDPVERNTVGVPSGGWAAIRFRADNPGVWFMHCHLEVHTTWGLKMAFLVENGKGPNQSILPPPSDLPKC, encoded by the exons ATGGGGTTTCCAATTcgaatattggttattttcgCATTGCTCGCCTTTCCGGCATGTGTCCACGGTGCAATCCGCAAATACACATTCAAC GTGGTAACGAAACAAGTAACGCGGCTTTGTTCGACGAAGCAGATCGTTACCGTTAACGGTAAGTTTCCCGGACCAACAATTTACGCTAATGAAGACGACACAGTTCTCGTTAACGTCGTTAACAACGTCAAGTATAACGTCTCTATCCATTG GCATGGGATAAGACAATTAAGAACCGGTTGGGCAGACGGACCGGCTTACATAACTCAATGTCCAATCAAACCGGGTCACAGCTACGTGTACAATTTCACGGTCACGGGGCAACGTGGTACGCTCTGGTGGCATGCACATGTTCTCTGGCTCCGAGCTACGGTTCATGGTGCCATCGTGATTCTACCTAAACCGGGTCTACCTTACCCATTCCCTAAACCACACAGAGAAGAAGTCATCATACTAG GTGAGTGGTGGAAATCTGATACCGAAATGGTTATTAACGAAGCATTAAAATCCGGTTTAGCACCTAATGTCTCAGATGCTCATGTCATTAACGGTCATCCCGGTCTCGTTCCAAATTGTCCGTCTCAAG gtaatttcAAATTAGCGGTGGAGAGCGGGAAAACGTACATGCTACGACTAATAAACGCAGCACTGAACGAAGAGCTCTTCTTCAAAATCGCCGGCCATCGTTTCACCGTCGTTGAAGTTGACGCTGTCTACGTCAAACCCTTCAACACCGACACGATCCTAATCGCTCCCGGTCAAACCACCACAGCCTTAGTCTCCGCTGCTCGACCCTCCGGTCAATACCTAATCGCCGCTGCTCCATTCCAAGATTCCGCCGTTGTTGCCGTCGACAACCGCACCGCAACCGCTACCGTTCATTACTCTGGCACGCTCTCTGCCACACCCACCAAAACTACTTCACCGCCGCCTCAAAACGCTACTTCTGTTGCAAACTCGTTTGTTAATTCTCTACGGAGTCTCAATTCAAACACGTATCCGGCTAACGTTCCGATCAACGTCGATCACGATCTGTTGTTTACCGTTGGGTTAGGAATCAACAGGTGTCACAGCTGTAAAGCCGGAAACTTCTCACGTGTCGTAGCGGCCATAAACAACATCACGTTCAAGATGCCTACAACAGCTTTGCTTCAAGCGCATTACTTTAACCTAACCGGAGTATACACAACCGATTTCCCTGGTAAACCGAGACGGTTTTTCGATTTTACCGGAAAACCGCCTTCGAATTTAGCAACCATGAAGGCTACAAAGCTTTACAAGCTTCCATACAATTCCACAGTGCAAGTTGTTTTGCAAGATACCGGAAACGTGGCGCCAGAGAACCATCCCATTCATCTTCATGGGTTTAACTTCtttgtggttggtttaggaaCTGGGAATTACATTTCCAAGAAAGATTCTAAGAAGTTTAATCTTGTTGATCCGGTGGAGAGGAACACCGTCGGTGTACCTTCTGGTGGTTGGGCGGCGATTAGATTCCGAGCAGATAATCCAG GGGTTTGGTTTATGCATTGCCATTTAGAGGTACACACAACATGGGGACTAAAGATGGCTTTCTTGGTGGAAAATGGTAAAGGCCCAAACCAATCAATTCTTCCTCCTCCAAGTGATCTTCCAAAATGTTGA
- the LOC104768349 gene encoding laccase-10 isoform X2 — protein sequence MGFPIRILVIFALLAFPACVHGAIRKYTFNVVTKQVTRLCSTKQIVTVNGKFPGPTIYANEDDTVLVNVVNNVKYNVSIHWHGIRQLRTGWADGPAYITQCPIKPGHSYVYNFTVTGQRGTLWWHAHVLWLRATVHGAIVILPKPGLPYPFPKPHREEVIILGEWWKSDTEMVINEALKSGLAPNVSDAHVINGHPGLVPNCPSQGNFKLAVESGKTYMLRLINAALNEELFFKIAGHRFTVVEVDAVYVKPFNTDTILIAPGQTTTALVSAARPSGQYLIAAAPFQDSAVVAVDNRTATATVHYSGTLSATPTKTTSPPPQNATSVANSFVNSLRSLNSNTYPANVPINVDHDLLFTVGLGINRCHSCKAGNFSRVVAAINNITFKMPTTALLQAHYFNLTGVYTTDFPGKPRRFFDFTGKPPSNLATMKATKLYKLPYNSTVQVVLQDTGNVAPENHPIHLHGFNFFVVGLGTGNYISKKDSKKFNLVDPVERNTVGVPSGGWAAIRFRADNPGVWFMHCHLEVHTTWGLKMAFLVENGKGPNQSILPPPSDLPKC from the exons ATGGGGTTTCCAATTcgaatattggttattttcgCATTGCTCGCCTTTCCGGCATGTGTCCACGGTGCAATCCGCAAATACACATTCAAC GTGGTAACGAAACAAGTAACGCGGCTTTGTTCGACGAAGCAGATCGTTACCGTTAACGGTAAGTTTCCCGGACCAACAATTTACGCTAATGAAGACGACACAGTTCTCGTTAACGTCGTTAACAACGTCAAGTATAACGTCTCTATCCATTG GCATGGGATAAGACAATTAAGAACCGGTTGGGCAGACGGACCGGCTTACATAACTCAATGTCCAATCAAACCGGGTCACAGCTACGTGTACAATTTCACGGTCACGGGGCAACGTGGTACGCTCTGGTGGCATGCACATGTTCTCTGGCTCCGAGCTACGGTTCATGGTGCCATCGTGATTCTACCTAAACCGGGTCTACCTTACCCATTCCCTAAACCACACAGAGAAGAAGTCATCATACTAG GTGAGTGGTGGAAATCTGATACCGAAATGGTTATTAACGAAGCATTAAAATCCGGTTTAGCACCTAATGTCTCAGATGCTCATGTCATTAACGGTCATCCCGGTCTCGTTCCAAATTGTCCGTCTCAAG gtaatttcAAATTAGCGGTGGAGAGCGGGAAAACGTACATGCTACGACTAATAAACGCAGCACTGAACGAAGAGCTCTTCTTCAAAATCGCCGGCCATCGTTTCACCGTCGTTGAAGTTGACGCTGTCTACGTCAAACCCTTCAACACCGACACGATCCTAATCGCTCCCGGTCAAACCACCACAGCCTTAGTCTCCGCTGCTCGACCCTCCGGTCAATACCTAATCGCCGCTGCTCCATTCCAAGATTCCGCCGTTGTTGCCGTCGACAACCGCACCGCAACCGCTACCGTTCATTACTCTGGCACGCTCTCTGCCACACCCACCAAAACTACTTCACCGCCGCCTCAAAACGCTACTTCTGTTGCAAACTCGTTTGTTAATTCTCTACGGAGTCTCAATTCAAACACGTATCCGGCTAACGTTCCGATCAACGTCGATCACGATCTGTTGTTTACCGTTGGGTTAGGAATCAACAGGTGTCACAGCTGTAAAGCCGGAAACTTCTCACGTGTCGTAGCGGCCATAAACAACATCACGTTCAAGATGCCTACAACAGCTTTGCTTCAAGCGCATTACTTTAACCTAACCGGAGTATACACAACCGATTTCCCTG GTAAACCGAGACGGTTTTTCGATTTTACCGGAAAACCGCCTTCGAATTTAGCAACCATGAAGGCTACAAAGCTTTACAAGCTTCCATACAATTCCACAGTGCAAGTTGTTTTGCAAGATACCGGAAACGTGGCGCCAGAGAACCATCCCATTCATCTTCATGGGTTTAACTTCtttgtggttggtttaggaaCTGGGAATTACATTTCCAAGAAAGATTCTAAGAAGTTTAATCTTGTTGATCCGGTGGAGAGGAACACCGTCGGTGTACCTTCTGGTGGTTGGGCGGCGATTAGATTCCGAGCAGATAATCCAG GGGTTTGGTTTATGCATTGCCATTTAGAGGTACACACAACATGGGGACTAAAGATGGCTTTCTTGGTGGAAAATGGTAAAGGCCCAAACCAATCAATTCTTCCTCCTCCAAGTGATCTTCCAAAATGTTGA
- the LOC104768348 gene encoding transcription factor DIVARICATA-like has product MSSSTMNRGIDMFPSESTNWIYQGVREVTWTAEENKRFERALAFLDDKDNPESWLTIAALIPGKTVEDVIQRYKELEDDVSDIDAGLIPIPGYAGDASSGANSDYFFGLENSGYGYGYDYVVGGKRSSPAMTDCFRPPIPEKERKKGVPWTEDEHRRFLMGLKKYGKGDWRNIAKNFVTSRTPTQVASHAQKYFLRQLTDCKDKRRSSIHDITTVNIPDADATTTSAPTTTLSSTPTTNSSFDVFHQPNPHHGFAFASSSSYYNAFPQWS; this is encoded by the exons ATGTCGTCGTCGACGATGAACAGAGGAATCGATATGTTTCCATCAGAGAGCACTAACTGGATCTATCAAGGAGTCAGAGAAGTAACGTGGACGGCGGAGGAAAACAAACGGTTCGAGAGAGCTCTTGCCTTTCTTGACGACAAAGACAATCCAGAGAGCTGGTTGACGATCGCCGCCTTGATCCCCGGCAAAACCGTAGAAGACGTCATTCAACGGTACAAGGAGCTAGAGGATGACGTCAGCGACATCGACGCCGGACTCATCCCCATTCCTGGCTACGCCGGCGACGCTTCCTCCGGTGCAAACAGTGACTATTTCTTTGGTCTTGAAAACTCCGGCTACGGTTACGGTTACGACTACGTCGTAGGAGGAAAGAGGAGTTCGCCGGCGATGACTGATTGTTTTAGGCCTCCGATACCGGAAAAGGAGCGAAAGAAAGGTGTCCCGTGGACTGAGGATGAACACCG ACGGTTTCTAATGGGTTTGAAGAAATATGGAAAAGGAGATTGGAGAAACATAGCGAAAAACTTTGTGACAAGTCGAACGCCGACGCAAGTGGCTTCGCATGCTCAGAAATATTTCCTTCGACAGCTCACAGACTgtaaagacaaaagaaggtcaAGCATTCACGATATCACCACTGTTAACATCCCTGACGCAGATGCAACCACCACATCCGCTCCCACAACAACACTCTCTTCTACTCCGACGACCAATTCTTCTTTCGACGTTTTCCACCAGCCAAATCCTCATCACGGTTTCGCGTTTGCGTCTTCGTCTAGCTATTATAATGCGTTTCCCCAGTGGAGTTAA